One Brevibacillus choshinensis genomic window carries:
- a CDS encoding ABC transporter substrate-binding protein yields the protein MFSKKASKTLMSAVLGTMLLVTGCGGGGSAAPSTEGGNAAAPAPSTGKKVINIGLKADPPSMDPNISTSLYDRQVYASLYDKLFEIDPSGKVVPMLAESYEVTPDGKTYTFKLKQGVKFHDGTEFDAEAVKFNFERNMTDAKSKRKGDMKFVDSVAVVDKNTVKVQMKEPFAPFLSILADRGGTMVSPAAVKQYGDQYLNHPVGTGPFVFVEQVKGDHVTLKKNENYWNGAPKVDEVTYKVFTNGTAKVQNLRSGMLDIIDDTPVKEIPAVKGDSNLTLTAESGWGYQGLYLNNSRAPFDNKYLRQAVDAAIDREALVKVLFNGYAAPARTAFAKGSLAYNEALNTPVAPDAAKIKDLLAQGGQPNGFSFKLYITSSPENEQLGAVLQNMWKQHGINATLEKLEYGQLLETGEKGEFDALQLGWSGRQDPDQNFHDFVVTGQSNNDGRITLPKLDELVLKARSEVDETKRKAMYEEATKLLQDEAGYSYMYHQFVLIGMNKKISGFTYVPDGLIRTATLDKQ from the coding sequence ATGTTTTCGAAAAAAGCCAGCAAAACATTGATGAGTGCCGTACTGGGAACCATGCTCTTGGTAACAGGTTGTGGAGGAGGAGGCAGCGCCGCTCCTAGCACAGAAGGTGGAAATGCAGCAGCTCCTGCACCATCTACAGGTAAAAAGGTAATCAACATCGGTCTGAAGGCAGATCCGCCTTCGATGGATCCGAATATTTCGACTTCGCTGTATGACCGTCAAGTCTACGCGAGCCTTTATGACAAGCTGTTTGAGATCGACCCAAGCGGAAAAGTAGTGCCAATGCTGGCGGAATCCTACGAGGTAACCCCAGATGGTAAAACATACACCTTTAAATTGAAGCAAGGCGTTAAGTTCCACGATGGAACCGAATTTGACGCTGAAGCGGTGAAGTTCAATTTCGAACGGAACATGACAGATGCGAAATCGAAGCGTAAGGGCGACATGAAATTCGTGGACTCTGTAGCTGTGGTAGACAAAAACACAGTGAAAGTACAAATGAAAGAACCGTTCGCTCCATTCCTGTCCATCCTGGCTGACCGTGGCGGTACCATGGTATCCCCTGCAGCAGTCAAACAGTATGGCGATCAATACCTGAACCACCCAGTGGGAACCGGGCCATTCGTCTTTGTTGAGCAGGTAAAAGGCGACCACGTCACCTTGAAAAAGAACGAAAACTACTGGAACGGTGCACCGAAAGTAGATGAAGTGACTTACAAAGTATTCACCAATGGTACGGCGAAGGTGCAAAACCTGCGTTCCGGCATGCTGGATATCATCGACGATACACCAGTAAAAGAAATTCCAGCGGTAAAAGGCGATTCCAACCTGACCCTGACGGCAGAATCCGGCTGGGGCTACCAAGGTCTCTATCTGAACAACTCCCGCGCGCCGTTTGACAACAAATACTTGCGCCAAGCTGTAGATGCGGCAATCGACCGCGAAGCATTGGTAAAAGTACTGTTCAATGGCTATGCGGCACCTGCTCGCACGGCATTTGCAAAAGGCAGCTTGGCTTACAACGAAGCGTTGAACACACCAGTAGCTCCTGACGCTGCGAAGATCAAAGATTTGCTGGCGCAAGGTGGACAACCAAACGGCTTCAGCTTCAAGCTGTACATCACGTCTTCCCCTGAAAACGAACAATTGGGTGCGGTTCTGCAAAACATGTGGAAACAGCATGGCATCAACGCTACTCTGGAAAAACTCGAGTACGGCCAATTGCTGGAAACAGGCGAGAAGGGCGAATTCGACGCATTGCAACTGGGCTGGTCCGGACGTCAAGACCCTGACCAAAACTTCCATGACTTCGTAGTGACTGGACAATCCAACAACGATGGCCGCATTACTCTGCCGAAATTGGACGAGCTGGTACTGAAAGCACGCAGTGAAGTGGATGAAACAAAGCGCAAAGCGATGTATGAAGAAGCAACCAAATTGCTGCAAGACGAAGCTGGCTACTCCTACATGTACCATCAGTTCGTGCTGATCGGCATGAACAAGAAAATATCTGGATTCACGTATGTTCCAGACGGTTTGATCCGTACAGCAACGCTGGACAAGCAATAA
- a CDS encoding Lrp/AsnC family transcriptional regulator has translation MEEKFRRSLYPELDDIDYGIVRALQENARVPFTQIAKELGVTEKTIRMRVQQMQDEGVLSLVGIVNPVKAGLNVQAFVQIATEADKLDDVVAVLNGIVEVRLVVLTSGDYQLITQILVRNYEELSEFLMKTMNKIPGVTRINVINELKILKSKYKFVR, from the coding sequence ATGGAAGAGAAATTCCGACGATCTCTTTATCCAGAATTAGATGACATCGACTACGGTATTGTCCGTGCCCTGCAGGAAAACGCGCGTGTACCGTTCACCCAGATTGCAAAGGAGCTTGGCGTCACGGAAAAAACAATCCGGATGCGGGTTCAGCAAATGCAGGATGAAGGAGTCTTGAGCTTGGTTGGCATTGTAAATCCAGTCAAGGCGGGGCTAAACGTACAGGCTTTTGTTCAAATTGCTACAGAAGCGGACAAGCTGGACGATGTGGTCGCGGTGTTGAACGGAATAGTGGAAGTACGCTTGGTGGTCCTGACATCTGGTGATTACCAATTGATCACGCAAATTCTGGTTCGCAACTACGAAGAATTATCCGAATTTTTAATGAAAACCATGAACAAGATTCCAGGGGTTACCCGGATAAACGTGATTAATGAATTGAAGATCTTAAAATCCAAGTACAAATTCGTTCGGTGA
- a CDS encoding ABC transporter permease — MMFVVRRLLLTIPILLLVSILTFSLIHMIPGDPARVILGQEATPEAYQALRTELGLDKPIVVQYFSWLGKVVTGDLGMSITDRIPVSELIKQRLPATVELTIGTFLVAILIAFPAGILAATRRGTWIDYTSTFTALGGMSIPSFWLAMMMIIYFAVENQWLPSSGYVSFFENPTQNLLAMILPCVATGLRESAVLMRMLRSSLLDVVNMDFIRTAKAKGLNEARTILGHALRNAMVPVVTTSGLMIAGLLGGLVITESIFSIPGFGRLIVESVFKRDYVTVQGAILVSAVLVVIVNLAVDILYAVIDPRIKSGKGAGE; from the coding sequence ATGATGTTTGTGGTCAGACGCCTGCTGCTGACAATCCCGATTCTCCTGCTGGTGTCGATTCTTACGTTCTCTTTGATCCATATGATCCCGGGCGATCCTGCCCGGGTCATTTTAGGACAAGAAGCGACACCGGAAGCCTATCAGGCACTGCGAACGGAGTTGGGACTCGACAAGCCGATCGTGGTGCAATATTTTTCCTGGCTAGGAAAAGTGGTTACGGGTGATTTGGGAATGTCCATTACGGACCGGATTCCGGTCTCCGAATTGATTAAGCAAAGGCTACCCGCAACGGTGGAGCTGACAATCGGGACTTTTCTCGTAGCGATCCTCATCGCATTTCCTGCGGGGATCCTGGCGGCGACGCGGCGCGGTACCTGGATTGATTATACGAGTACCTTTACTGCACTAGGAGGTATGAGTATCCCGAGCTTTTGGCTGGCGATGATGATGATCATCTACTTTGCCGTTGAGAACCAATGGCTGCCTTCATCGGGCTACGTTTCCTTCTTTGAAAACCCTACGCAAAACCTGCTGGCCATGATTCTGCCTTGTGTGGCCACTGGCCTGAGGGAATCGGCCGTCCTCATGCGCATGCTGCGCTCCTCGCTATTGGATGTGGTCAACATGGACTTTATTCGCACTGCGAAAGCAAAAGGCTTGAACGAAGCGCGCACCATTCTGGGTCATGCCTTGCGCAACGCGATGGTACCCGTCGTAACGACATCCGGTCTGATGATCGCAGGTCTCTTGGGAGGTCTTGTCATTACGGAATCGATCTTTTCTATCCCTGGTTTTGGGCGTTTGATCGTTGAATCCGTATTCAAACGGGATTATGTGACCGTACAAGGTGCAATTCTTGTTTCCGCTGTACTGGTCGTTATCGTAAACCTCGCTGTAGATATTTTGTACGCAGTTATTGACCCACGCATCAAAAGCGGGAAAGGAGCGGGCGAGTGA
- a CDS encoding ABC transporter permease, producing MKTLGKFLRNGLGVIGAVIILGLIVVAIFAPQIAPFDPNAQDYNKILLAPGGEHLFGTDDLGRDIFSRVVYGARISMEAALISVGIAMLIGVPIGLLSGYYRGFWDEWIVMRSVDAMQAFPFLILALAISAVLGSGFGNAMLAIGIGFAPAFVRITRGQVLTLRNMEYIHAARSVGVKDARIIFRHILPNALNPIMIQATLAMASGIIAEASLSYLGLGVQPPTPSWGSMLNQAQTLMSVAPYATFYPGIAIFLVVLGFNLLGDGLQQVLDPRSRK from the coding sequence ATGAAAACCCTAGGCAAATTTCTCCGAAACGGGCTTGGTGTCATCGGAGCGGTGATTATCCTCGGACTGATTGTGGTGGCGATCTTTGCACCTCAGATTGCTCCGTTCGACCCCAATGCGCAAGACTACAACAAAATCCTGCTCGCTCCTGGCGGCGAGCACCTGTTTGGAACGGATGACCTCGGCCGCGATATATTCTCTCGTGTCGTCTACGGGGCACGAATCTCCATGGAAGCCGCATTGATTTCTGTCGGGATCGCGATGCTGATTGGCGTACCGATCGGTCTTTTATCCGGCTACTACCGCGGTTTTTGGGACGAGTGGATCGTCATGCGAAGCGTTGACGCGATGCAGGCATTTCCTTTCCTGATCCTGGCGCTTGCGATCTCTGCGGTTCTCGGCTCTGGATTCGGCAATGCGATGCTGGCGATCGGGATCGGCTTTGCCCCTGCCTTTGTCCGCATCACACGCGGTCAGGTACTGACTCTTCGCAATATGGAGTACATTCATGCAGCTCGTTCGGTCGGTGTAAAAGATGCACGCATCATTTTCCGCCATATCTTGCCGAATGCACTCAACCCGATCATGATTCAAGCTACGCTTGCGATGGCGTCCGGTATCATCGCAGAGGCATCTCTGTCCTATCTGGGACTTGGCGTCCAACCTCCCACACCTTCGTGGGGCAGCATGCTGAATCAGGCGCAGACGCTGATGTCAGTTGCGCCTTATGCCACCTTCTATCCCGGTATTGCGATCTTCTTGGTCGTACTCGGATTCAACTTGCTGGGTGACGGATTGCAACAGGTTCTAGATCCGCGGTCACGAAAATAA
- a CDS encoding ABC transporter ATP-binding protein: protein MTTPLLEVKGLKQHFPIKGGFLKKTTGYVKAVDGIDLQVFPGETLGIVGESGCGKSTTGRSIMRLLEPSSGEVWFDGKDLAKLPKEEMRQMRRNLQMIFQDPYASLNPRMTIKQILMESLMVHNIGTPAEREKTIEEIIEIVGLRKEHLNRHPHDFSGGQRQRIGIARALVVKPKLIIADEPVSALDVSIQSQVLNLLKDLKKEFNLTLMFISHDLSVVKHLCDRIAVMYLGRVVEIADKRTLFENPSHPYTRALLSAVPVAKPRQKRERILLTGDLPSPANPPSGCTFHPRCPYATDVCKTTVPSLADIGAGQLVSCHLVQSGELRR, encoded by the coding sequence ATGACGACACCTCTGTTGGAAGTCAAAGGATTAAAGCAACATTTTCCCATCAAGGGCGGATTCCTGAAAAAAACGACGGGGTATGTAAAAGCCGTCGACGGTATCGACCTGCAAGTGTTTCCGGGCGAAACGCTGGGAATCGTAGGGGAATCAGGCTGTGGCAAATCGACCACGGGACGAAGCATTATGCGCCTCTTGGAACCGAGCTCAGGCGAAGTATGGTTCGACGGCAAGGATTTGGCAAAGCTTCCGAAAGAAGAAATGCGCCAGATGCGCCGAAATTTGCAAATGATTTTTCAGGATCCGTATGCATCCCTGAACCCTCGCATGACCATCAAACAGATTTTGATGGAGTCGCTCATGGTGCACAATATTGGTACACCTGCCGAGCGTGAAAAGACGATCGAAGAGATCATCGAGATTGTAGGTCTTCGCAAAGAGCATTTGAACCGCCATCCGCATGACTTCTCGGGTGGTCAGCGCCAACGGATTGGGATTGCGCGTGCATTGGTAGTAAAACCTAAGCTGATCATCGCCGACGAGCCCGTATCCGCTCTGGACGTATCCATCCAGTCGCAGGTGCTCAATCTGCTCAAGGACTTGAAGAAAGAATTCAATCTGACACTCATGTTCATTTCCCATGACCTGTCAGTCGTCAAGCATTTGTGCGACCGGATCGCTGTGATGTATTTGGGCCGCGTCGTAGAAATCGCCGATAAACGCACCTTGTTTGAAAATCCGAGCCATCCGTATACACGGGCTTTGCTGTCCGCAGTACCGGTGGCCAAACCCCGCCAAAAGCGGGAACGCATTTTGCTCACTGGCGATCTGCCGAGTCCGGCAAATCCGCCTAGCGGTTGCACCTTCCATCCGCGTTGTCCTTACGCTACGGATGTATGTAAAACGACAGTACCGAGTCTGGCCGATATCGGAGCCGGGCAGCTGGTATCCTGCCATCTGGTGCAATCGGGTGAACTTCGCCGTTAG
- a CDS encoding chromate transporter: MIYWQLFIAFFRIGIFGFGGGPTMVPLFHTECVKKYKWVTDEDFADNLALGNALPGPIATKLAAFIGYRVRGWKGALVANIGVVMPIVIVMIALLEVIYKWKDAPGVYGMIQAIGPVIAVMTGVLTWEFLQKAWQGASNKTGVSISLALSLVALLFLDWHPGIVVAIALVISFAYSTWSVQRRKKKDGKEGAA; this comes from the coding sequence ATGATTTACTGGCAACTGTTTATCGCGTTTTTCCGCATCGGTATTTTCGGTTTCGGGGGAGGTCCTACCATGGTTCCCCTGTTTCACACCGAGTGCGTGAAAAAGTACAAATGGGTAACAGATGAAGACTTTGCAGATAATCTGGCACTGGGGAATGCTCTTCCGGGACCGATCGCAACCAAGCTGGCTGCGTTTATCGGCTACCGGGTAAGAGGCTGGAAGGGCGCATTGGTGGCAAACATCGGAGTCGTAATGCCAATTGTCATCGTGATGATCGCGCTTTTGGAAGTCATCTACAAGTGGAAGGATGCGCCAGGGGTTTACGGCATGATTCAGGCAATCGGTCCTGTAATCGCGGTCATGACCGGCGTGCTCACTTGGGAGTTTTTGCAAAAGGCTTGGCAAGGCGCTTCCAACAAAACCGGTGTAAGTATTTCGCTCGCCCTTTCTTTGGTCGCTTTGTTGTTTCTTGACTGGCATCCAGGAATTGTCGTAGCAATCGCTTTGGTGATTTCCTTTGCTTACTCTACCTGGTCGGTCCAGAGGCGCAAGAAAAAGGACGGCAAGGAGGGCGCAGCATGA
- a CDS encoding chromate transporter, translated as MIYLQLFWAFFISNILGYGGGPPSIPLIQNEVVDHYKWMSVKEFGEMLAVGNALPSPIATKLAGYVGYQVAGVPGAIVALLATVAPTAIAMILLLQFINLFRSAPQVKAMTQSVRPIVTVLLGTMTYQFIMGAVEGIGWMQTIILSVASYLLLETWKVHPAFVILGAMVYGYIFIG; from the coding sequence ATGATTTATCTTCAGTTATTCTGGGCATTTTTCATCTCGAACATTTTGGGATACGGCGGCGGCCCTCCCAGCATTCCGCTGATCCAGAATGAAGTCGTCGATCATTACAAATGGATGTCGGTGAAGGAATTCGGGGAAATGCTTGCAGTAGGGAACGCACTCCCAAGCCCTATCGCGACGAAGCTGGCTGGCTATGTCGGCTACCAGGTAGCAGGAGTTCCCGGAGCGATAGTAGCGTTGCTTGCGACAGTAGCTCCTACGGCGATCGCGATGATCCTGCTCCTGCAATTCATCAATCTTTTCCGTAGTGCTCCACAAGTAAAAGCCATGACTCAATCGGTCCGCCCAATAGTCACGGTACTTTTGGGAACCATGACATACCAGTTTATCATGGGTGCGGTAGAAGGAATCGGGTGGATGCAAACCATCATCCTGTCCGTTGCTTCTTATCTGCTTCTGGAAACCTGGAAAGTACATCCTGCGTTTGTCATTTTGGGAGCCATGGTGTACGGGTACATCTTCATTGGCTAG
- a CDS encoding nucleoside deaminase: MESDQQSWMEKAVKIALENVLQSHGGPFGAIVVKDGQIIGTGRNEVTTTNDPTAHAEVQAIREACRNLNAFQLSDCELYTSCEPCPMCLGAIYWARPKIVYFASTKQDAAKIGFDDHFIYEQIGIPYENRSIPFKQIHPENYLSPFEAWMESQDKVEY; the protein is encoded by the coding sequence ATGGAGAGCGACCAACAGTCGTGGATGGAAAAAGCAGTGAAGATTGCCCTGGAGAATGTGCTTCAGAGCCACGGCGGGCCTTTTGGGGCGATCGTCGTCAAGGATGGGCAAATTATCGGAACAGGCCGCAATGAAGTAACGACGACGAACGACCCGACTGCCCATGCGGAGGTCCAGGCCATTCGGGAGGCATGCCGCAATCTGAATGCATTTCAATTATCCGATTGCGAGCTGTACACGAGCTGCGAGCCCTGCCCGATGTGCCTGGGAGCCATCTACTGGGCGCGTCCGAAAATCGTCTATTTTGCCTCCACAAAGCAGGATGCGGCGAAAATCGGATTCGATGACCACTTTATTTACGAGCAAATCGGAATTCCATACGAAAACCGCTCCATTCCTTTTAAGCAAATTCATCCGGAAAACTACCTGTCTCCATTCGAGGCGTGGATGGAATCACAGGACAAGGTCGAGTATTAG
- a CDS encoding FtsX-like permease family protein, with the protein MTFRQFACNNVLRNKRTYAAFFLSSVFSVMIFFVYAMFIFHPGIADEEIHGSVATGMMVAEYIIFLFAFFFLFYCVGAFLKKREKEFGILFMHGMTARQRNLLIFMENMLIGVFSIICGIGLGLVLGKLFFQFAGFLLDVQALAFYFPWQAIVLTFVAFLILFGAISLFTVLLLRSRSLLDLLQGSQRPKREPKASVFLSLLAAGLLLIAYTLALTADGISVVVLLLPVTVLTIAGTYLLFTQMSVFLIGFMKRNRSLYWKRTNLITLSDLDYRMKDNARMFFLVCIVSTIAFCAIGTLAALAGSIQETVIKTNPFAFEYQTKTGNPYEQEHLSLIENGLQQAGFSFEKHQVMMRVLPQKVNDEKVGVVKLTDYNRFALAANTRELKLNENEAFLVVRWFGDAVENKVLDVGQSQLIVKTDTKINPLLSGLDFDRLAVIPDAVYDRLSGLDEETRFGYVVPKWKDTQEISLKLQEEIDHSTDQYYFSARAPVYHTMKQMANMVLFIGLFVGVLFFVAAASFLYFRLYTDLENDKRQYGAIAKIGLSDQELTRIVTTQIALLFFVPIVVAIIHSMVAFVSLQSLLKIMLVASVVKPTAIVLISFVVVQAIYFWIIRNRYLFHLKRSMSR; encoded by the coding sequence ATGACCTTTCGACAATTCGCGTGTAACAACGTACTGCGCAACAAGCGTACGTATGCCGCTTTCTTTTTGAGCAGCGTCTTTTCCGTCATGATCTTTTTTGTCTATGCGATGTTCATTTTTCACCCGGGGATTGCCGACGAGGAAATTCACGGGTCCGTGGCGACCGGGATGATGGTGGCAGAGTACATCATTTTCCTGTTCGCGTTTTTCTTTCTCTTTTACTGTGTAGGTGCATTCCTGAAAAAAAGGGAGAAAGAGTTCGGGATCCTGTTCATGCACGGTATGACAGCGAGGCAGCGCAATCTTCTGATCTTTATGGAAAACATGCTGATCGGCGTCTTTTCCATCATTTGCGGGATTGGGCTCGGTCTCGTGCTAGGCAAGCTGTTTTTCCAATTCGCCGGATTTTTGCTGGATGTGCAGGCTCTGGCGTTTTACTTTCCGTGGCAGGCGATCGTTCTGACCTTCGTCGCTTTTTTGATCCTGTTCGGGGCGATCTCGCTTTTTACCGTCTTGTTGCTGCGAAGCCGCTCTCTGCTGGATCTGCTCCAGGGAAGCCAGCGTCCAAAGAGGGAGCCAAAGGCATCCGTATTTCTTTCGCTTTTGGCAGCAGGGCTCTTGCTCATTGCTTATACGCTCGCGCTCACGGCAGACGGCATTTCGGTAGTCGTCCTTCTTCTGCCCGTCACAGTCCTGACGATCGCCGGCACGTACCTGCTCTTCACGCAGATGAGCGTATTTCTGATCGGTTTTATGAAGAGGAACCGTTCCCTTTATTGGAAACGGACCAATCTGATCACGCTGTCTGATCTCGACTACCGGATGAAGGACAACGCCCGGATGTTTTTCCTCGTCTGCATCGTCTCGACGATCGCCTTTTGTGCCATTGGAACACTGGCTGCGCTCGCCGGGTCGATCCAGGAAACGGTGATCAAGACCAACCCGTTTGCCTTCGAGTACCAGACCAAAACCGGGAATCCGTACGAGCAAGAGCATCTTTCCTTGATCGAGAACGGTCTGCAGCAAGCAGGTTTTTCCTTTGAGAAGCATCAGGTGATGATGCGGGTGCTGCCGCAGAAGGTGAATGACGAGAAGGTCGGCGTCGTGAAGCTGACAGATTACAATCGGTTTGCCCTTGCGGCGAATACGCGGGAGCTCAAGCTGAATGAAAATGAAGCGTTCCTGGTCGTCCGCTGGTTTGGCGATGCTGTGGAAAACAAGGTGCTGGATGTCGGGCAGAGCCAGCTGATCGTCAAAACGGACACGAAAATCAATCCATTGCTGAGTGGACTGGACTTTGACCGCCTGGCGGTGATACCCGATGCCGTCTATGACAGACTGAGCGGCTTGGACGAAGAAACGCGCTTCGGATACGTAGTGCCCAAATGGAAGGATACGCAGGAGATCAGCTTGAAGCTGCAAGAGGAGATCGACCATTCCACCGATCAGTACTACTTTTCCGCCCGAGCACCGGTCTACCACACCATGAAGCAGATGGCGAACATGGTGCTCTTCATCGGATTGTTTGTAGGGGTACTGTTCTTTGTGGCGGCGGCGAGCTTTCTTTACTTCCGCCTGTATACGGATTTGGAAAACGATAAAAGGCAGTATGGGGCGATCGCCAAAATCGGGCTTTCTGATCAGGAGCTGACCCGAATCGTGACCACCCAGATCGCTCTTCTGTTCTTTGTGCCGATCGTGGTAGCGATCATTCACAGCATGGTTGCCTTCGTGTCCTTGCAGAGCTTGCTCAAGATCATGCTGGTGGCATCTGTCGTGAAGCCGACCGCGATCGTCTTGATCAGCTTTGTGGTGGTTCAGGCCATTTACTTCTGGATTATCCGCAACCGTTACTTGTTCCACTTGAAGCGATCCATGTCCCGATAA
- a CDS encoding ABC transporter ATP-binding protein yields the protein MTTILEVEQLRTRFRTDSGVVSVVDGVDFSIRAGETLGVVGESGCGKSVTSLSIMRLLPPNGKSEGSIRFNGKDVLDLSEKDMQRVRGNEIAMIFQEPMTSLNPLHTVGKQIEEAVMLHMKVGKAQAKERAIAMLKAVGMPRAEEIYGEFPHQLSGGMRQRVMIAMAMSCDPKLIIADEPTTALDVTIQAQILDLMRDLKEKTGTSIMLITHDLGVVAEMCDRVIVMYAGQVVEETDVDTLFESPKHPYTIGLMNSIPELDDEREYLDTIPGAVPLPQQMPKGCRFAPRCSKAMAICHEQPPELLQLEGQKCRCWLYADGGEQE from the coding sequence ATGACGACCATCTTGGAAGTGGAACAACTGAGAACCCGGTTTCGCACAGACAGCGGTGTCGTCAGTGTCGTTGACGGCGTCGACTTCTCCATCCGTGCCGGCGAAACGCTCGGTGTCGTAGGTGAATCAGGCTGTGGGAAAAGCGTAACCAGCCTTTCAATCATGCGGCTGCTGCCGCCCAACGGTAAATCGGAAGGATCGATCCGCTTCAACGGGAAAGACGTGCTGGATCTGTCGGAAAAAGACATGCAGCGAGTTCGTGGAAACGAAATCGCGATGATTTTCCAGGAGCCGATGACTTCTCTCAATCCGCTGCATACGGTAGGTAAACAGATTGAAGAAGCAGTCATGCTCCATATGAAAGTGGGCAAGGCGCAAGCGAAAGAGCGGGCCATCGCCATGCTGAAAGCAGTAGGGATGCCGCGTGCGGAAGAGATCTACGGCGAATTCCCGCATCAGCTCTCCGGCGGTATGCGTCAGCGGGTCATGATCGCGATGGCGATGTCCTGTGACCCCAAGCTGATCATCGCGGACGAGCCGACCACGGCGCTCGACGTGACGATCCAGGCGCAAATCCTCGATCTGATGCGCGACCTCAAGGAAAAGACGGGGACTTCGATCATGCTGATCACCCACGATTTGGGTGTTGTAGCTGAAATGTGCGACCGCGTCATCGTCATGTACGCCGGCCAGGTCGTGGAAGAAACAGACGTAGACACGCTGTTTGAGAGTCCGAAGCATCCATACACGATCGGCCTCATGAATTCGATTCCAGAGCTCGACGATGAGCGCGAGTACCTAGACACCATTCCGGGAGCTGTTCCATTGCCGCAGCAAATGCCAAAAGGCTGCCGATTCGCTCCGCGTTGTTCCAAAGCAATGGCGATCTGTCATGAACAGCCGCCTGAGCTGTTGCAGCTGGAGGGCCAAAAATGCCGCTGCTGGCTGTATGCAGATGGGGGGGAACAAGAATGA